The proteins below are encoded in one region of Synchiropus splendidus isolate RoL2022-P1 chromosome 13, RoL_Sspl_1.0, whole genome shotgun sequence:
- the LOC128769901 gene encoding tissue factor-like: MACIRLLLSLGVSAWMVVAADEESLAKADNVRWVSVDFKTVLTWSYKESDQLLHGFTVQYSRDGGDWMQNPDCIEILSTECDLTAYLDPLDRTYSADIQTEHNEDLDEFTHTLAPDFNPYRESEISHANFTVESSVKGRVTVVIDDPLTSIYERGKQLTIRDILKNDLKYKISYYKSGSTRKRDMISDSSTAEVLGLDEGHSYCFMVAAYIPSRPTHTQQGAWSTQLCTPGQSIVLDMSLGVLLGTLFVLFIFLCIIIIVIVLWCKWRKQRPQQMVHTSTVVDTEAAISFSR, from the exons ATGGCCTGTATCAGACTTTTGCTTTCACTAGGGGTTTCTGCCTGGATGGTTGTAGCTGCAG ATGAAGAATCACTGGCTAAGGCAGATAATGTTCGCTGGGTTTCCGTGGACTTTAAGACCGTCCTCACCTGGTCATACAAGGAGTCAGACCAACTTCTTCATGGGTTCACTGTGCAGTACTCCAG AGACGGTGGCGACTGGATGCAAAATCCTGACTGCATCGAGATTCTTTCCACAGAGTGTGACTTAACCGCTTACCTTGATCCGCTGGACAG GACCTACTCTGCTGACATTCAAACGGAGCACAACGAAGACCTGGatgagttcacacacacactcgctcctGATTTCAACCCATACAGAGAAA GTGAGATCAGCCATGCAAACTTCACAGTGGAGTCTTCGGTAAAAGGCAGAGTGACTGTGGTGATCGATGACCCTTTGACCAGCATATATGAAAGAGGGAAGCAGCTAACAATTAGAGACATTCTCAAAAATGACCTCAAGTACAAGATCAGCTACTACAAATCTGGAAGCACAAGGAAG AGAGATATGATATCGGACTCCAGCACAGCTGAAGTTTTGGGGCTGGATGAAGGTCACAGCTACTGCTTCATGGTGGCTGCCTACATCCCATCcagacccacacacacgcagcagggAGCGTGGAGCACACAGCTGTGCACACCTGGACAGTCGATTGTGTTAG ACATGAGCCTTGGAGTTCTGCTTGGTACACTCTTTGTACTGTTCATCTTCctctgcatcatcatcattgtcataGTCCTCTGGTGCAAGTGGCGGAAGCAACGACCCCAGCAGATGGTACACACCTCCACCGTGGTCGACACGGAGGCGGCCATTAGTTTCAGCAGGTGA